The following are encoded in a window of Trichocoleus sp. genomic DNA:
- a CDS encoding AzlD domain-containing protein, which yields MNEFFLILSMALVTFLIRYPVLAISGRIQFSPRFLQILRYIPPAVLTAIVVPAVLMPTGNQISLSYTNARLIGAIAAVVIGFWRKNLLLTIAVGMLVFLGYQWLLSQ from the coding sequence ATGAACGAATTTTTCTTAATCCTCAGTATGGCATTGGTAACATTTCTGATTCGCTATCCGGTGCTAGCAATCAGTGGACGAATTCAATTTTCGCCCCGGTTTCTGCAAATTCTGCGCTACATTCCCCCTGCCGTACTCACTGCGATCGTTGTGCCTGCAGTGCTGATGCCTACTGGAAATCAGATTAGCTTAAGCTACACCAATGCCAGATTGATCGGCGCAATTGCAGCAGTGGTGATCGGGTTCTGGCGCAAAAACTTACTGCTAACGATCGCGGTAGGAATGCTGGTTTTTCTGGGCTACCAATGGCTTTTATCTCAATAA